CCTCTTATTAAACCTTCAAAATAGATGGCTTttctttattattaattttggtAATGGCACTTTCTCATCTCAAATACACTAATCCTCTGAACATATATTTTTTTCCCACAGTATCTTACTAACCTAGTGGGGCAAGTATTATTGCCAACTTCTAAATTTTGTGTCTTAAAAGCATATTAGATTAAgcttcacattcttccaagtTATAGCCCTATTTAATCCTATTGAAAGGACTAAGCTGAATCATATGAAAGATTGTTAAATTTCTGACTTATTTAGTAACAACACAACACAATAATAGTCAAAAAAACTTCTACCACATCAAATTTTAAAGAAAATGGTAAATCTCCCTATTTTTCTATTTTCTCATCCTAATTCCATGCAATTTAATAATCTTATGGCAAAAAATAATTTCTCATATTGGATTCTCCATATTAAGTACCAATCACAAGATTATTATACACAAGAGTTTATATGTTTACAGAAAATTATAATAAACTCAAAGATGGGTACAGTGTGCAAAAGTATTCACCAACACAAAACAGTGAATCATGAATCTTAAATAAACTTAATCTCAAGGCAGGAAGTAGTGAAGCACGGTTGAGAAATCTCAAACAAGTATAAGATGAACAACTTGTAAGAATTACAAGCAGGAGATATTTGATATAAATTGTGATACATGTAGGTTCCCTCTTGACTAGACATCTCTATCTGACCCCAAATGTTTGGCGCTTACGACTCATTGTTGTTGTTAAAAGTAGATATCTCTGCTTCAGTGATGGGATCAGTTGTTATGTCTAAAGTTTCTTTGCATCCTTCTTTGACTTGCACTATATGATAGCCTGCAATGTTAGCTCACCCTTGATATTAACTCAAGTTACCtaataaagtatatttttatacaCTTCTTAAGTTCCTTCCACTTTATTTTTTCCGAGAGTTCTTGATGCAGAATTTAGTCCAATTCAAGTGACCGCTGAATCATAAATTCTGCAGGATGGATAACGATATGCTTAAAGATTTATATCATGGGGATAAATCTTGCCAAGTACAGCAATCATAATCAGTAGCATATATTCCATAAAAGTTGATAATGACATGTGAATCTCACATTAAACAACAAACATGGCATACTTCATCTTATAATTCACAGAATGGAGTCAAATTACTCCCAAATTATACTCACAAGGCGAGCATTATTAAGACGCTTCGCCGCTGCATGATATTCCTTCATTTTATCCACCATGGCCTGTTAACAAAGAATATATTAGGCActtcaaaggtaaaaaaaaatctagaacTAGAAAGCTTCTAGCAAATAAATACATGAAGATATGCAAAGATGGGTAAAGTTAGTAGTCAGAAGCTTATGTAACCCATATACCAAGAGAAGGTAACCGAATCAGAAATAAGCAACATTCATAACTTGACCATCCTAACTACATAGTGACAAATAAGCACCCATTTCACTTAATGGCTACTTTAAAAATTAGTATCCAAGTTTGACCATTTGCAAATAATAGGCCAACTGCACATGAAAATATGTGGACAAATATAGTAGAATACATTCATTTGTATGTTACCTTGGTAACTGAATATACCATATATTTTGATCACTAGACACCTTAAAAATGAAAAGCTCAAAACCAGGAAGATACTGTAGCTATGCATATAATAAATGAAGAACTTTGATGATCCGCTTGGATAGATGCCTTGTCTTACATTAACTTTTTTGGCAGACATTGCCAGTTATAGAATTCAGTGGCATCAATCTTATCCTACCTAAGCTATCTCTGATGCATATTAGATCACTATGAAGAAAAACATAAAAAGCATTTGATAAAACTAGTATaaccatacaaaaaaaaaaggaattcatAATGATATGTAATACCAGAAGCATTAGCAAAATTCTTCATAATAATTTCATCAAACCTAATTCACCAATTAAATAAAACAAAATGTGACTCATGATAGTTGTGAAGGCAAATAATTAATAGAAGAGATGATAGAATCAAGTAACGTAATACAATATAACATAGTGCTAAACAttaacattttaaaattttaatgtacAGAAGGGAAAAGTAAGAGAACATCTCACAACTCACCCCTCCAGAATCATCAAGCGCCCTCCCAGATGTCTGATCTTGCCCTTTATCTACCTTGATCATAGGAGCTTCTTTTGCAGCTTCCACTCCTCGTTGGTAAAGCTATTATAAACAATGTAGCATACAAGAGAAATCTAACAGGGTCAGTTGCATTCTTATTTTCTTGGGGACAGGTTTGCGTGAAGATGGAGACAAGGCAACAATTCAAAACCAGAATACACTGTAATTTACAGGAAAACACAAAATCACATGATCTTAATGGAAGGACTTACAAAGATACAAACAGGCAAACTTAATGTGTCAGATTCAAAAAGCCTGACATCGGCTAAGACCGCAAAAGGAAGAAACCATGGCGATAAACTCAAACAACATTTGTGATCTTACGCTTACGACACGCCCAACCCGGATACTACAAGTAAACTAAGAAGTTCCTCCCCGACCTCTTTCCACTCCCACATCAGGAATTTACTGAGCATATAATTGCACTGATCTAGCAATCAAAAGTAATTAACATCCTGCCAGAACTGCAGGGTAAGAAGGGTCCCAACCTCGCGTTGCTCCCGCATGAGGAAGGCGTACTTCTCGATGTTGGGGACCGCGAGCAGCTTGGGCATCAGGTGGTTGCGGAAATGCCCCGGCGCCACCTTCACCGTCTCCCCCCGTTTCCCCAACTTGTCGATCGTCTGATGACCCCAAGAAACACGCACGAACGCGCACACAGAGtgagagaagagaaggaagagatttAGGCTTCATCGAATAAAGACCTGGGGCCGTACCGTGGTGAGGATGACCTCAAGCTTGCGGTAGCGAAGGCCCTGTGCTGCGAACAAGAGCGGGTTGGTGACGCCATCGCGCGAAGACGGTGGCTGCGAACCGAGGAGGCGGCGGAAGGCGGCGGATCGGCAGCAACGGGCGTGCGCCATTCCCAACGGACGACGACAGCGCGTGCGAGGAGAGGGTTTTGAGTACCTTTTCGTGGGCCAATAGGCCCAACTAAGACAAGACAGGTTTATAGGCCCATATTAAATTGGCCCCCCTCGATGTGATACATAAAGTTGAGTGACGTCATCTTTGGGATCCAGTCGAATCGGTTAATTAAACCGGTCAAGAATCCGGTTCTCAATTTTTAGGTCGAAACCGATCGATTAAGTCAAGATTTAGTGGTCAGAGAAGCTATATGTACTTGGGTCGAACCGGGCCGACAATTAACAACCCTAATCTTCTCTCGTTTTGGACCGGTTTGGTACCAGGCTCGAGTAAAATAAACCGTTGCGTGTCAGTAAAATACTAGCTTTCATCGAGACGGCCCACCATATCTTCTACAGGCCCGCCTCCGCAGTTGCGGACGTCCGCTCTGCCCTCCAAGTGTTCGACGCTATGCCCTGGAGGAACACCGTCTCCAGACGTTCAATAGTTATCGGTCTTTGTAATGATAATAATCCCCTTCAAATATCTAGTTGGGAATTTGAAATTGCATTGTTAAGCAAGCTTGCACATGAACAGGTAATCCCGTCGGACAATGTTATTATCAGCTGAATGCAGAAATCACCTTCGCTAGTCAAAAGAATTGGAACTGTTTGTATGGTACAATTGATGGTTCGGATATATATATAGTTGTCGATCATTGTACTTCCAGGTTTTCTATAGACAGAGTTGAAGGTAACGTGTGACCACAGTGGCGCCGGGGAAAGCCCGGGGTGGACTGCACCTGAATGGCTCGGGCCTTGCTCACGTACAGCTTCTTCAAGTTGGAGCTCTGTTGGGTGAGCAGGCGGGCGAGGCCGCGCTTGGCGTCCGAGCGGAAAGGGCTGTTGGTGGCCATGAAGCCGTCCACCAGGTGGAGATAGGCCTCCAGGTCGTGGCAGCAGGCGGGGTCGGCGTCCGGCCGCAGGTAGGGGGACATGCGGCAGTCCACCAGGAGCTCCCGCCCCACGTGCGCGTACCCGCCGGTGCGCGACGGCAGTACCATCGGCACGCGCGTCACCAGGTCGCGTGCGTTCACCACCCGCAGCACCTTCACCCCCCGCCGTTCCACCCGGGCCGCGAACGCCTGGTTCCCCACGCGCGGGCTGCCGAAGGAGAACACCGCCGTCGGCACGTGCGGAGGCGCGCGCGCCGCCAGCTCGTCCGCGATCAGCACCGCCAGCGCCGCGCCCAGGCTGTGGCCCACTACCGTGATGCTTATCTCCTCCCCTGCGTACTTCTCGGTCAGCTTCCTCACCTCCGCCACCACTGACGACGACAGGCTCGGCATGTCGGGGCCAGCTGTCTTGTAGAGGCTCCGGAACCCGCATTCAACCTTCGGCACGTCCCCTTGCGGGTCCGTGACGTCCTCGCCGTCGTCATCGACCGGGACAAGCCCGGTGCGGAGGTTCTCAGCCCACTCCAGGCAGGTGGAGGTGCCGCGAAGGGCGATGACGATGTCGCGGCGCCCCATCCGCTGTATCTCCCGTTCGTTGTCACAGACAGCGACGTAGCCGATCCAGCTGGTGCGTTGGGCGGCCATCATCCACGGGACGACGGTTTGAACCCACGAGGGGAGCTCCACGGAGGCGGTTGCGAACAGGTTGCGAGTAACGCGGTAGGACCAGTCAGGGAGGACGACGGGGCGTGGGCGGTCTGGCGGGGCGGCGATAAGGTTGGAGTGGAAGGCATGGTAGGTGGCCTGGACGAGCTCACCATATCGAACAAGCTCCCGGCGGAGGTGGACGTCGAGGGGTTCGAGAAGGCCGTCCCAGTTGGCGGCGCCGTGGTACTGGCGCCAACGTGGGCCGATGGTGCCGCGAGGGGAGGGGCGGGTGGAGTCGGAGAGCAGCCGGTGAAGGCGGGTGAGGCTGCGCGGGGACATCTCTTCGGTCTTCTTGTCAGAGGAGTTGAGGAAGGCAGCAGAGGAGAGGTTGAGGACATTGAGGAGGCGGCCGCGGGTCTGGTGTATTGACGAAGAGGGCGAGTGGCGGCGGGGTTCCGGTTCTACCTCGACTAGGTGGGGCGGGGGAGGCGCTTGCTTCTTCTGTAGGAGGCGCTCGAGGTTGGAGAGGTGGTTTCTGGTGGATATAACAGCagcaggaggagaagaagaagcagcagcgctACCGTCGGCATGTACTCCAGCGACGGCGACGGCTTTTTTGAAGGGGGTAGCTGCGCGGGGGCGAGTGATGAGGGAAGCGAGAGGAGAGCGGGGTCGCCGCCGATGGAAGGAGTTCCGTACCGGCGACACGCGACGAGGTGGAGCCGCAGGAGCGGAGCCGAGTGACATGGGTCGAGGAAGGGAGGCGACGATGCGAGAGAGAAGAGAAGGCGGGGAGAAGAACACGGAG
Above is a genomic segment from Musa acuminata AAA Group cultivar baxijiao chromosome BXJ3-4, Cavendish_Baxijiao_AAA, whole genome shotgun sequence containing:
- the LOC103997646 gene encoding phospholipase A1-Ibeta2, chloroplastic-like translates to MSLGSAPAAPPRRVSPVRNSFHRRRPRSPLASLITRPRAATPFKKAVAVAGVHADGSAAASSSPPAAVISTRNHLSNLERLLQKKQAPPPPHLVEVEPEPRRHSPSSSIHQTRGRLLNVLNLSSAAFLNSSDKKTEEMSPRSLTRLHRLLSDSTRPSPRGTIGPRWRQYHGAANWDGLLEPLDVHLRRELVRYGELVQATYHAFHSNLIAAPPDRPRPVVLPDWSYRVTRNLFATASVELPSWVQTVVPWMMAAQRTSWIGYVAVCDNEREIQRMGRRDIVIALRGTSTCLEWAENLRTGLVPVDDDGEDVTDPQGDVPKVECGFRSLYKTAGPDMPSLSSSVVAEVRKLTEKYAGEEISITVVGHSLGAALAVLIADELAARAPPHVPTAVFSFGSPRVGNQAFAARVERRGVKVLRVVNARDLVTRVPMVLPSRTGGYAHVGRELLVDCRMSPYLRPDADPACCHDLEAYLHLVDGFMATNSPFRSDAKRGLARLLTQQSSNLKKLYVSKARAIQVQSTPGFPRRHCGHTLPSTLSIENLEVQ
- the LOC135635986 gene encoding uncharacterized protein LOC135635986, with protein sequence MAHARCCRSAAFRRLLGSQPPSSRDGVTNPLLFAAQGLRYRKLEVILTTTIDKLGKRGETVKVAPGHFRNHLMPKLLAVPNIEKYAFLMREQRELYQRGVEAAKEAPMIKVDKGQDQTSGRALDDSGGAMVDKMKEYHAAAKRLNNARLVLRRYIKIDNELRTPVTKDEIVAEVARQLCVNIHPDNLRLPSPLGSAGEYEIPLLLPREIPRPEGRVQWTLNVKIRRK